From the genome of Alicyclobacillus sp. SO9:
CGTCAGTCAAAGCCGGTTCAAAGTCAACCGAAAGAGTCCTTTGGCGGACAGTTTCAGAAGGCACTGTATGAAACGTCCAAACTAAAGTTTAGTGCCCACGCACTTCAAAGGCTAAAACAACGAGGGATTGAACTGAACGGCAAAGACCTCAAAAACATGGAACAAGCCATGAACATGCTTCAGGAGAAGGGGTCGAAGGACGGTTATTTACTCTATGGAAACCAAGGGTTCGTTGTAAACGTTCCAAGCCATACCGTGGTCACCACAATGAAACACGATGAGCCCACCGTGATTACCAATATTGACAGCGTAGCGATAGTACCACAGCTGGACCGTTAAGGAGGCTTCGCAACGGGGACTGACTGAACCGTTGCAAAAGGGTATGATGCGCGCCGCTCTCAGGTGGACTTGCCGAAAATAAAAGGAGGAAATGCAATGCTCAGGTCGATGTATTCCGCAATTTCAGGTATGAATGCTTTTCAGACACAACTCGATGTGATAGGAAACAACATTGCTAATGTGAATACCACAGGATATAAGACGGCGCGAACCGATTTCGCTGATGTTTTGAGCCAGACGCAAAGTGCCGGTAGTGCTCCAGCCCTAAATCCCGGCAGCAATACCTATGTGTCTGGTGGAACAAATCCAAATCAGGTAGGGCTCGGAGTAAAGGTTAGTGCAACACAGACCCTGTTTACTCAAGGCGCTGACCAGTCCACTGGTGTACCCACGGACCTCGCGATTAATGGCGGCGGTCTCTTTACAGTGAGTCGTGCAGGACAAACTTACTATACACGCGCCGGTGATTTCAGCGTTGATAAGTCGGGCAACCTGGTGTTGCCAAACGGGGCCATTGCACAGGGCGTCTATGGACAGACCGCTCCAGTGAACGGGACCATTAACTCAGCGAATCTGCATAATGTCAATCTCGGTAAGATGGTTGCCAGCTATGCTACAGCACAGGGCGGCTACAGCACAGGCACGCAGTATCCGCAGTATACTCTCGCTTCAAGCCCTGACGTACAGATTGGAGCGGACGGAAGTATTAATGCGACAGTGGATAGTCAGGCAACTGCAGGTGCTCCAGTCACTCAGCAGCGGGTGACTCTGGGATACATGGCCCTGGGGACGGTTAGTAACCCGAGCGGGTTGAGTAAAATGGGGGATTCGCTCTATGCCATCTCCAACAACTCTGGGAATCCTACGTTTCACACGCCTGGAACTGGCAACACGGGTCAAGTGGAGTCGGGGTATTTGGAAATGTCCAACGTAGACTTGACGCGTCAACTAACAAATATGATTACAGCGCAGCAGGCGTTTTCTGCAAACTCCAAAGTGATTGGTACCGACACGCTGATTTTGAATGACCTAAGCAACTTGCGTCATCCGTAGTAGTAGCGAATCATCTTAAATCCACAGTTTCATTTCTCTTCGGGGGGTGTTTGAAGTGATTTACGTAGAGCGTTTAAACGGTTCCGCCATATGGCTGAATCCGCTGCTGATTGAATCCATTGAGTCGACACCTGACACAATTGTAACGCTTACCACGGGTCACAAATACGTGCTTCTTGACACTCCCGAAGGGATTGTGGAGAAGAGTGTCGAATACTTGCACAGAATTGGTATTGCTGGCGCTTTACAGGGAAGGGTCGATGCAGGGCAATGAAAAAACCATTGAAACTGATGGTCCTCATTATCTCTTCGATGGCTGTCCTCATTGCAGCTGGAATAGGAGTGTACCTGGTTCTTAAGCCTTCTGCTCACAAACACGGGAAGCTCACGATTCAGCAGCAGAAGGCACTGCAGGTAGCTTTGCCGCAAATGACGACAAACGTGGCAGGCGGCGGGATAGTTCAGTTCACCGTCACCCTACAGGCCAATGACAAGTCAACGCATGAAGAGATTAAAACTCTGATTCCAACGATACAGGACACGATGAATCGACTCATGAGGACTTATACAACAAAGGAAATTAACAGCTCTAGCGGGATTGTCAAATTAAAAGGTAATATTGCAAAGGCTGTCGACAGTCAGTTGCCAAAAGGGACTGTAACAAAAGTTCTATTTACGGACATTGTAACTCAATAGGTCAGACGAAGGCAGTCAGCCAAGCATGTGAAAGTGCTGACGTTGTTGAAAGGAGGTGCGGAGTGTGTCAGACGTATTATCGCAGGCGGAGATAGACTCGTTGCTGTCTGCATTGGACAGAGGTGAAGTCAATGCGGAAGAAATGTTGGGGACAGAGAACGAGCAGCGTGTCAGAAATTACGATTTTCGTCGTGCGATGAGGTTTTCGAAGGACCATATTCGCATCATTTCTCGCATCCATGAACAGTTTGCAAGACTTCTCTCAACAAATTTAGCAGCTCAGCTTCGTACGATTATCCAAATTCAAGTGGAATCGGTCGATCAAGTGCCTTATGAAGAGTTTGTGCAGTCAGTTCCTGCTTTAACAATTCTTGAGGTTTTGGACTTTGCGCCGATGGAAGGTCACGTTGTTATTGAAATCAATCCACAAATTATTTTTGCGATGCTCGACCGGGTGATGGGGGGAGTCGCCAAAGGTCCGTATCGCGAGCGTGAGTTGACCGAAATAGAACAGAGTTTGTTGGAGCGTACGTTGGGAAGAATGCCGGAATTCCTTGGAGAAGCCTGGAAGACAGTTGAACGCTTGGAACCCAGTTTTGTTTCGTTGGAAACGAACCCCCAGTTTCTGCAATTAGCCACATCCAATGAGACTGTTCTGGTTGTCACCTTGAGTGCTCGAATTGGAGAGGCTACCGGACTGATGAATATATGTATTCCGCACGTGACTGTTGAACCAATTATCCCTAAGTTGACTACACAATACCTGTACGATGTGTCCAAGAGTCGCAATTCAACTGGCTATGGCGAGCAAGAGATGGAGGCGCACCTCCACCAGGTGGACGTCGATTTGCAGGCAGAATTGGGTGCGGCGGAACTGACAGTGGATGAAGTGTTGGACCTGCAAGTAGGAGACATTATTCCGCTTTCTAATTCAATTCGAGATGCCATTACGGTAACTGTGGATGGGATCCCTACTTTTACGGGACAAGTGGGAACCCGGCATAAGCATTATGCTGTTCAAATTATTCAATCGGTGAAAGGAGGCGGCGTCAATGCCAGAAAAGGCGAAGCTGTCTCAGGCGGAAATTGATGCTCTTTTAAATCAAAGTGCACAACCTGCTGCACAATCCAGTTCTGCGACAATCACAGACGAAGAGACAGACATTCTCGGAGAAATCGGCAATATCAGCTTTGGTTCCGCCGCCACTGCGCTCTCTACACTGTTGCAGCAACGGGTGGAAATTACGACCCCTGTGGTAACGTTGCACGATGCAGAGCATATTCATTCTGATTTTCCTCGGCCGTACGTCATGGTTGCCGTTGAGTATACAGAAGGGTTGGAAGGGACGAATGCTCTTGCCATCGAGTTACAAGATGCGAAAACCATCGCAGATCTTATGCTCGGGGGAGATGGTTCAAACACAGAGGGAGAACTGCAAGAACTTCATTTGAGTGCGGTGGCTGAAGCTATGAATCAAATGATGGGAGGCGCAGCGACATCCATGTCTACTATTTTTTCGCGCCCAATCAATATTTCCCCACCTTCAGTCAAGTTTGTCGACTTGTCCGGGGGAGAACAGTTTGATATTGGCCTGACGGGGGACATTGTCTCAACCGCGTTTCGATTGCGGGTCGGGGACCTGATTGATTCACAGATTATGCAACTGGTGTCGTTCGACTTCGCGAAGGGCATGGTGAAACTTCTGAGCGATGCGACATCCCAAGAAAGCACCACCGGTAGTGCTGCTGGGGTAACTGGTACAGACCCTGCCAACACATCATCCATTAATGGGACTGATGCACACAATGAGGTGGCGGCGGCCTCAGCCGATGCAGTCAACAGTTTTGCAGGAACTGCAGCTGTTAGGGCTGACGCATCACACCTCCACGCGGGCATGGAACAGCAGGCCGCCTTATCAGGAAGCACAGGCTCAGGGAGTGCTCATGCAGGCAGCATTCCTGCAACTCAACTGAATTCAAGCTTTGGCTCAAATCAAGCCATTTTCCAACCTAGTTTTGCTGAGTTGGATGATTCCTTTGAGTCTACTCCTGAGAATTCAAGAAACCTATCCCTGATTCTGGATGTGTCTTTGAATGTTACGGTGGAATTGGGGAGAACAAAGAAACCGATTCGTGACATTCTCGATCTCGCTCCGGGGTCAGTGGTTGAATTAGACAAGCTCGCTGGAGAGCCTGTGGATATTTTGGTCAATAGCCGCCGTATAGCAATTGGAGAAGTTGTTGTCATTGATGAAAACTTTGGTGTCCGTGTCACAGATATTATCAGTCCCGTGGAACGAGTGAAGAACCTTCAATAAAGACGGGGGCGTTTGTCAGAAAAGTTGCGATAGAGCGGAGGAGCAAAATGGGAAACAGAGTTTTAATTGTGGATGATGCAGCCTTTATGAGAATGATGATCAAAGACATCTTTACAAAAAACGGCTATGAAGTGGTGGCGGAGGCTGCAGACGGAAAACAGGCTGTAGAGAAGTATCAAGAAGTTCGACCTGACCTAGTCACGTTGGATATAACAATGCCTGAAATGGATGGTATTGAAGCATTGAAAAAGATAAGGGAAGCGGACGTAAACGCGAGAATCATCATGTGTTCTGCGATGGGGCAACAGGCAATGGTGATTGATGCCATTCAAGCCGGGGCCAAAGATTTTATTGTCAAGCCGTTTCAAGCCGACCGCGTTATAGAAGCTGTAAAAAAGGCACTGGCATAGTTTTATGTCAACCGGTAGTAAGGGGGTCATGTCTTGCGTTTTTTTGTATCTGTGCTGATTTTCACCATCACATATGGACAGGCCATGACCGCCGTCTATGCTGCTTCAAATTCTACCAAGGCACTGGAAGCGACGGGTCTCAAAGGCCCTAGCTTTTCAACGTATTTTAAAGGCTTGTTATGGCTGATTGTCATCATTATTCTCGTCATTATTACTATCAAATTTTTGGCAAGGAAAACACAGGTGAAGCAGACAGGCAGCATTCGGGTGCTGGCTGCACATCAGTTGGCTCCAAGTAAGTTTGTTGAAGTGGTCGAGGTACAGGGAAAGCGGTACTTAGTCGGTGTCGGGGACGATGTGACGCTTTTGGCAGATGTCACGGAAGACTTTGACGATGCAGGGCAGGGAGAGGTCGAGCAGGCGAACTTTCAGCAGGTCTTTGCCAATGCGTTACAGGTTGTGCGTAAGAAATACGGCCGGGATGACCGCAAGGAGGATACGCAGTAATGAAAGCTCGCTCTATCCGTTATCTGACCGGTTCCGTGTTGGGGGCTGTGGGCACCTTTGCCGGGTTGTCTGTCATGACAGTCTCAGCAGCAACCAACAAAACTGCCAGTCTTATTCCGGGCATTCCGACTTCAAACTCACCACATGCTGTAGACGGAACCCTTCAGATCATCTTTTTGCTTACTATCCTGTCCATTGCACCGGCTATCTTAATACTAATGACGTCGTTTACGCGCATTATTGTTGTGCTGTCCTTTGTTCGCAATGCACTGTCACTGCAACAGTCGCCGCCAAACCAAGTCTTGATTGGACTGGCCCTGTTTATAACGCTGTTTGTGATGCAGCCAACCTTTCAAACGGCCAATCAGCAGGCGTTACAACCCTATTTAAAAGGACAAATTTCGCAGACTGTGGCATTGCAAAGAGCCGAGGTTCCATTTAAGAAATTTATGGCCAAACAGACGCGTCAAAACGATTTGGAACTGTTTTTGCAGTATCGACATATGAAAAAGCCCAAGTCGGTAGCTAAGATACCGATGGCTGCATTGGTGCCAGCCTATACCATCAGTGAACTGAAAACCGCCTTTCAAATCGGCTTTATGATATATCTGCCTTTTCTCATCATCGACTTGGTCGTCGCGACAACATTGATGTCCATGGGGATGATGATGCTTCCGCCGGTCATGATATCCCTGCCATTTAAGATTTTATTGTTTGTCATGGTAGATGGATGGTATCTGGTCGTAAAGAGCCTGTTGGCCGGCTATACATGAGACCTGACTTGGTTCTGCGCAGTGGCAGCCGCCGCGGTTTTTGGAAAGGAGGGGCGAGATGGACGCCAATTTTATTATCGGTCTTGGACAGCAAATCATCTGGCTCGTTGTCAAACTTACAACCCCAATCCTCGGCTTTGGGCTGGCCGTTGGATTACTTGTAAGTGTCTTTCAAGCTACAACACAAATTCAGGAACAGACGCTGGCCTTTGTACCGAAAATTGCGGCTGCTATCGTCGCTATGTTGATTTTTGGACCTTGGATGCTAGCCTCTATGGTGGATTTCACACAGCATGTGTTGGGAAACCTGATGGCGTTCGTGCAATAGCCCTATGATTGCATATGCACTCAATCACGTTTATCTGTTTCTGGTGATTTTAAGTCGCCTGTTGGCGTTTGTCGCAACAAGCCCGGTTCTGTCTATCCGGATTTGGCCCGCATGGGGAAAGATTGGATTGGCCGCTGTAACTGCGATGTTAGTGGAGCCCACGTTAAGCGCGCATGTTGCGAGTCCATACACCAATCCGGGTGAGTTTGTCGTTCTCTTGCTCGAAGAAACCTCAGTAGGCATATTTATGGGATTTTTCGCAAACATGATTTTTACCGCAATGCTGTGGGCAGGCCAAATGTTTGATTTGGAAATTGGTTTTAGTGTTGTCAGTGAGTTTGACCCGCAAACCGGTCAAAACAGTTCTTTGACAGGAAACTTTCTTTCCATTCTATTTACTTTGTATTTCCTGGGGGTAAACGGTCTTGACGGACTCATGTTGGCCGTGATGAGCAGCTATAAATTTATTCCCGTAGGCAGCTTACATTTTCCGTCAGATACATGGCAGTTTCTGTCTCATACAATTGCTCTCGTCATGACCTTTGCGTTGGAATTCTCAGCTCCCTTGTTGATAGCCATGTTGCTGAGCGACATCACCTTTGCCCTCTTGTCACGGGCTGTTCCCCAAATGAATGTGTTTGTTGTGGGGTTGCCGGCAAAGTTGTTTGTCGGCCTGACAATGTTTGTAGTGGTTATGCCTGGACTGGTTTACTTGTTTGGTCAGTTGTTTCAGATGCTGTTTTCGCATATGGACACGATGATGAAGTGGCTCGGGGGGTAACGGACTGTGCTAGAACTGCAATTACAGCGCTTTGCCGGCGAAAAAACAGAACGTGCTACCCCGCAGAGACGGCAAGAGGCTCGTCGTGAAGGTCAGGTAGCAAGAAGTTCGGAACTGACTTCGGCGCTGTCGTTGTTTGCCCTGATTGCTGGACTCCGGGTCTTCGGCGGACACATTTGGTCTGGGTGGGTCAGTGTCATGAAGACAGATTTGGGTAATGCTCAAAGACCTGATTTTACGCAAATACAGCTGGTTGGTCTCGTTGATGGACAAATCATCACCTTTTTAAAGTTGCTTTTGCCGTTGCTGGCATTAGCGGTCTTCGTGGGCGGGATAGCGTCTTTTGCACAGGTGGGTGTGCTGTTTGTTCCAAAGCATGTAATGCCTGATTTGAAGAGGATTGATCCCATTTCGGGTTTTAAGCGAATGTTTAGTTTGCGGTCCACGGTAGAGGCCATTAAGTCCATCCTCAAACTCGCTGTCGTAGGTTTGGTGGCATATTCAGTCGTACGCGGTGCTGTTGGTACTATTGAGCAGATGTATGAGGTCAGTATTACGGCTTATCCGCGCCTTGTCGGAGACCTCATATTTCGCATGGCAATTGAAATCGCAGCCTTGATGCTGGTACTCGGCGCACTAGATTTTTTCTACCAGCGATACGATTTTGAAAAAAGCATTCGAATGTCAAAGGACGATATTAAAGACGAACATAAGCGAGAAGAGGGAGACGACCAAATCAAAGGCCGGATTCGTCAACGGGGTCGGGCACTTGCCACACAGAGAATGATGCAAGAAGTGGAAAAAGCGGATGTGGTGGTTACAAACCCAACGCATTATGCCGTCGCGATGGTCTACGATACGTCGCGAGCACTGGCCCCGTTGGTGGTGGCCAAGGGCCAGGATGACATGGCGAGGCGTATTCGAGAACGTGCCAAAGAGGCAAAGGTAGCTCTCGTAGAGAATAAACCCCTTGCACAGGCCCTGTACAGACTAGTTGATATCGGTGATGTGATTCCGGAAGACCTGTTTCAGGCTGTGGCGGAAGTGCTTGCGTATGTTTATCGCCTAAACAACAAGGCGGGGAGGTGAGGATATGAAAAGAACCGACATAGCAATTATGGCAGCTGTTATCGGAATTGTGGTTATGATGGTCGTTCCGATGAATACGATGCTGTTGGATGTGCTTTTGATAATTAATTTGTTTGTCTCGATGACGGTGTTGCTTGTGGCCATGAGTACCAGTGAGCCATTGGACTTTTCAATCTTTCCGTCTTTGCTGCTCATTACTACGCTGTATCGGTTGGCACTGAATATCTCCTCCATGCGACTTATCTTGAGCCAGCACAACGCCGGTGAGGTGATTCACACTTTTGGCAGTTTTGTCATCAAGGGAAACATTGTAATTGGTTTCATTGTCTTTGCTATTTTGGCTATCATTCAGTTTATTGTCATCACAAAAGGTGCAGAGAGGGTTGCAGAAGTGGCAGCGCGGTTCACACTGGATGCAATGCCTGGTAAGCAAATTGCTATTGATGCTGACTTGAACGCGGGTCTGATAACAGAGCAGGATGCTCGAAACCGCCGTATTGCAATTGAACGTGAAGCTG
Proteins encoded in this window:
- the fliP gene encoding flagellar type III secretion system pore protein FliP (The bacterial flagellar biogenesis protein FliP forms a type III secretion system (T3SS)-type pore required for flagellar assembly.), with the protein product MTVSAATNKTASLIPGIPTSNSPHAVDGTLQIIFLLTILSIAPAILILMTSFTRIIVVLSFVRNALSLQQSPPNQVLIGLALFITLFVMQPTFQTANQQALQPYLKGQISQTVALQRAEVPFKKFMAKQTRQNDLELFLQYRHMKKPKSVAKIPMAALVPAYTISELKTAFQIGFMIYLPFLIIDLVVATTLMSMGMMMLPPVMISLPFKILLFVMVDGWYLVVKSLLAGYT
- a CDS encoding response regulator, translating into MGNRVLIVDDAAFMRMMIKDIFTKNGYEVVAEAADGKQAVEKYQEVRPDLVTLDITMPEMDGIEALKKIREADVNARIIMCSAMGQQAMVIDAIQAGAKDFIVKPFQADRVIEAVKKALA
- the fliR gene encoding flagellar biosynthetic protein FliR — encoded protein: MIAYALNHVYLFLVILSRLLAFVATSPVLSIRIWPAWGKIGLAAVTAMLVEPTLSAHVASPYTNPGEFVVLLLEETSVGIFMGFFANMIFTAMLWAGQMFDLEIGFSVVSEFDPQTGQNSSLTGNFLSILFTLYFLGVNGLDGLMLAVMSSYKFIPVGSLHFPSDTWQFLSHTIALVMTFALEFSAPLLIAMLLSDITFALLSRAVPQMNVFVVGLPAKLFVGLTMFVVVMPGLVYLFGQLFQMLFSHMDTMMKWLGG
- the fliQ gene encoding flagellar biosynthesis protein FliQ, coding for MDANFIIGLGQQIIWLVVKLTTPILGFGLAVGLLVSVFQATTQIQEQTLAFVPKIAAAIVAMLIFGPWMLASMVDFTQHVLGNLMAFVQ
- the flhB gene encoding flagellar biosynthesis protein FlhB, with product MLELQLQRFAGEKTERATPQRRQEARREGQVARSSELTSALSLFALIAGLRVFGGHIWSGWVSVMKTDLGNAQRPDFTQIQLVGLVDGQIITFLKLLLPLLALAVFVGGIASFAQVGVLFVPKHVMPDLKRIDPISGFKRMFSLRSTVEAIKSILKLAVVGLVAYSVVRGAVGTIEQMYEVSITAYPRLVGDLIFRMAIEIAALMLVLGALDFFYQRYDFEKSIRMSKDDIKDEHKREEGDDQIKGRIRQRGRALATQRMMQEVEKADVVVTNPTHYAVAMVYDTSRALAPLVVAKGQDDMARRIRERAKEAKVALVENKPLAQALYRLVDIGDVIPEDLFQAVAEVLAYVYRLNNKAGR
- a CDS encoding flagellar FlbD family protein, which encodes MIYVERLNGSAIWLNPLLIESIESTPDTIVTLTTGHKYVLLDTPEGIVEKSVEYLHRIGIAGALQGRVDAGQ
- the fliY gene encoding flagellar motor switch phosphatase FliY, with the translated sequence MPEKAKLSQAEIDALLNQSAQPAAQSSSATITDEETDILGEIGNISFGSAATALSTLLQQRVEITTPVVTLHDAEHIHSDFPRPYVMVAVEYTEGLEGTNALAIELQDAKTIADLMLGGDGSNTEGELQELHLSAVAEAMNQMMGGAATSMSTIFSRPINISPPSVKFVDLSGGEQFDIGLTGDIVSTAFRLRVGDLIDSQIMQLVSFDFAKGMVKLLSDATSQESTTGSAAGVTGTDPANTSSINGTDAHNEVAAASADAVNSFAGTAAVRADASHLHAGMEQQAALSGSTGSGSAHAGSIPATQLNSSFGSNQAIFQPSFAELDDSFESTPENSRNLSLILDVSLNVTVELGRTKKPIRDILDLAPGSVVELDKLAGEPVDILVNSRRIAIGEVVVIDENFGVRVTDIISPVERVKNLQ
- the fliM gene encoding flagellar motor switch protein FliM; the encoded protein is MSDVLSQAEIDSLLSALDRGEVNAEEMLGTENEQRVRNYDFRRAMRFSKDHIRIISRIHEQFARLLSTNLAAQLRTIIQIQVESVDQVPYEEFVQSVPALTILEVLDFAPMEGHVVIEINPQIIFAMLDRVMGGVAKGPYRERELTEIEQSLLERTLGRMPEFLGEAWKTVERLEPSFVSLETNPQFLQLATSNETVLVVTLSARIGEATGLMNICIPHVTVEPIIPKLTTQYLYDVSKSRNSTGYGEQEMEAHLHQVDVDLQAELGAAELTVDEVLDLQVGDIIPLSNSIRDAITVTVDGIPTFTGQVGTRHKHYAVQIIQSVKGGGVNARKGEAVSGGN
- a CDS encoding flagellar biosynthetic protein FliO, giving the protein MRFFVSVLIFTITYGQAMTAVYAASNSTKALEATGLKGPSFSTYFKGLLWLIVIIILVIITIKFLARKTQVKQTGSIRVLAAHQLAPSKFVEVVEVQGKRYLVGVGDDVTLLADVTEDFDDAGQGEVEQANFQQVFANALQVVRKKYGRDDRKEDTQ
- a CDS encoding flagellar hook-basal body complex protein; amino-acid sequence: MLRSMYSAISGMNAFQTQLDVIGNNIANVNTTGYKTARTDFADVLSQTQSAGSAPALNPGSNTYVSGGTNPNQVGLGVKVSATQTLFTQGADQSTGVPTDLAINGGGLFTVSRAGQTYYTRAGDFSVDKSGNLVLPNGAIAQGVYGQTAPVNGTINSANLHNVNLGKMVASYATAQGGYSTGTQYPQYTLASSPDVQIGADGSINATVDSQATAGAPVTQQRVTLGYMALGTVSNPSGLSKMGDSLYAISNNSGNPTFHTPGTGNTGQVESGYLEMSNVDLTRQLTNMITAQQAFSANSKVIGTDTLILNDLSNLRHP
- the fliL gene encoding flagellar basal body-associated protein FliL, with translation MKKPLKLMVLIISSMAVLIAAGIGVYLVLKPSAHKHGKLTIQQQKALQVALPQMTTNVAGGGIVQFTVTLQANDKSTHEEIKTLIPTIQDTMNRLMRTYTTKEINSSSGIVKLKGNIAKAVDSQLPKGTVTKVLFTDIVTQ